Within Deltaproteobacteria bacterium, the genomic segment TTTCGATAAGGGGGATCCAGGAGAGTTCCTCAGGGAGCCCTTCCTTGCGGAGGGCATCTGCGATCAAGGGCCTATACCGAAGGGAGCGCAAATAGGCGTCGAGAAAGAACTTGCGTTCCGGACCTTGAAATTGCCTGATTTCCTCTTCTACCTCGGGTGTGAGTGGGCATGGGATTTCGCTTGCAAGGCCCTTTGTGGAGGTCTGATTCGATGCATGTATTTCCTGAATCAGATGGGCGAGTTCGATGCGTATCTCGTTCTTTTCCCCTTCTTCCTCAGGGGTTTTCGGGCTGATTTCCGCGAGCCGTGCGTATGCAATGTCAATTATGTCGAGGGCTTCATCAGGCCTTTCCGCCTTCCATGCGGATCGCGCGTCCTCGACGAGCTTTCTGATCTCCTCCCAATTACACAGGGATGAATCGGCCACCGAAGATGCGGAAGGCCCGGAAGGATCCGGGACGTGAAGACAGGAGATGGATGATGTACCAGGGATATGCCGGGAATGGTTGCCCTGCGTATGGTTGGAGGCGCAGCCGAAGAGGGAAAAAACAAGGAGGATGCAGGCCCCGGCGGTTCCGAGTGGTTTTCTGTGCGTCATTTTTGTTTCTCGGATCACGTAAACCGGATGTTCCTCCACCCATATACCGGAAAGGACCATGAATAACAACCCGCAGGGCGAGGATCCGCGTACTCCCTTGACTTTGCCATGGGCTGCACATACCCTTTTTTTGATGAAGCTAAAAAACCGATCTGATCCCTCTCAAGGTTTTTCAAGATGGTTCACACAGGACGGCGCCAGTCCGTCCGGAACAAGAGGAGGCAGGCGATATGGACAAGGGCGCGTACGGAAGACGGGACAGGCTCATTCAGGAGAAGCGACACGATACATACAAGGAGTACGGAAAATGGCCGGAGCCCACGGTCTGCACGGTCTGCAAGTCCCTTTTCATAGATGGGAGATGGACATGGAGGCCGGCGCCAGCCGATGCCAATCAGACCATCTGCCCTGCGTGTCAACGTATTCGGGATCACTATCCTGCGGGCATCCTCGAGATCCGGGGGCCTTTTTTCCGGGAGCACCGTGACGAGATCCTGAACCTCATTCGAAACGAGGAATCCCTTGAAAAGGATGAACATCCCATGGAAAGGCTCATGGGGATAGTTGACACGGAGGACATGACCACCATCGAGACCACAGGGGTGCACATAGCCCGCAGGCTTGGAGAGGCCATTTCCCGCGCATATCAGGGCACGCTCGATATCCAGTATCAGGAAGGAGAAAAGTCCATTCGGGTCACCTGGGAACGCTGAAAGATCTTTCAGGACCATTCGGGCGGCGAGGCTGCAAAGGGCGCGCCGCCCGAGTTTTTTTATCTCTTTTTCCCTTTCATCCCGGTGTAAGAACTCGCCAGTTTCCGTTTTTTGGTTTAACCTCAGGGGGTCTCGGAAAATGGGGACCATTTCGAGGTTTTCCTCATATTCTCTGCTAAAAGGAGTCTGTTCCATCCACCATGTATAAGAGGCCGCACATCACGGAAGAAAAGGACGCCTGCGCAATCATCGCCTTCGTGGACAAGCGGGGTCGGGCCACCCATGCCCTCGTTGCCAAGACCATCGAGGCCCTTCGAAAGATGGGGCACCGCTCCGGGGATATTGACGGAGAGGGCGACGGGTGTGGGATAATGACCGACATTCCCCGGGATATCTGGTCTAAACGGCTCGATAGGAGTGGAGTTTCAGGGCATCTGGCAGAGAGCGCCGGGTTCTGTGTCGGACATTTTCTCATCCCAGCCCGCTTCCGTGACGTGGAATCAGGCATGCTGGACCGGGCGCGCTCCCTTCTGAAGGAGCAAGGGGTGGATATCCTCATGGAGATACAGGGGGCCACCAGGGACTGGGAACTCGGTCCGCGCGCACGGAGCGATGCACCCCTCTTGTGGCAGGTCGCCGGATTTACTCCGGAGAGGGACCGCAAGAAGGCCGAGGCCCGGCTCTTTCGCCTCTGCATGAGGATCGAGGCCCAGATCCCGGATCTCCATATCGCCTCTTTCAGCCACGATTCAGTGGTCTATAAGCTCCGGGGCATGCCCGAACTCCTTCCCAGGGTCTATCCCGAGCTTGCCGACGAAGACATGCGCTCCATCATCGCCCTCGGTCACAGCCGGTACTCGACCAACACCCTTCCAACGGTGGAGCGGGCCCAGCCGTTTTCCAT encodes:
- a CDS encoding ATPase, whose protein sequence is MDKGAYGRRDRLIQEKRHDTYKEYGKWPEPTVCTVCKSLFIDGRWTWRPAPADANQTICPACQRIRDHYPAGILEIRGPFFREHRDEILNLIRNEESLEKDEHPMERLMGIVDTEDMTTIETTGVHIARRLGEAISRAYQGTLDIQYQEGEKSIRVTWER